In the genome of Paracoccus tegillarcae, one region contains:
- a CDS encoding ester cyclase, with amino-acid sequence MKGFDPKFRDFPDYILGITREIWEDRGVATLHHYYAPDIVVRSPASVVVGNQGVIAATMATLAEFPDRQLLGEDVIWSGTPEDGMLSSHRIVSLATHTGDGVYGKASGRKLRYRIIADCHARNNMIDDEWLIRDQGAIVRQMGLDPAAYARDQIAQQGGPDACIAPLSPMTDRPGPYQGCGNDNEWGQRYADLLGRIMGADMAAIPAEYDRACQLEHPGGITGHGPDAADQFWMGLRAAFPDANFTIHHRIGQDDPLMPPRAALRWSLHGTHSGWGAFGRPTGAEVYLLGLSHAEFGPWGLRREWVLFDETAIWKQILLHTGDL; translated from the coding sequence ATGAAGGGATTTGATCCGAAGTTCCGCGATTTTCCCGATTACATCCTCGGGATCACCCGCGAGATCTGGGAAGACCGCGGCGTCGCGACGCTGCACCATTACTACGCGCCCGATATCGTCGTGCGTTCACCGGCATCGGTCGTGGTCGGCAATCAGGGCGTGATCGCAGCCACCATGGCAACGCTGGCCGAATTTCCCGACCGGCAATTGCTGGGCGAGGATGTGATCTGGTCGGGGACACCCGAAGACGGCATGCTGTCCTCGCATCGGATCGTCTCGCTGGCGACGCATACGGGCGATGGTGTCTATGGCAAGGCCAGCGGGCGCAAGCTGCGCTATCGCATCATTGCCGACTGTCATGCCCGCAATAACATGATCGACGACGAATGGCTGATCCGCGATCAGGGCGCCATCGTGCGCCAGATGGGGCTGGACCCCGCCGCCTATGCCCGCGACCAGATCGCCCAGCAGGGCGGCCCCGATGCCTGCATCGCACCGCTGTCGCCCATGACCGACCGGCCCGGCCCCTATCAGGGCTGTGGCAATGACAATGAATGGGGGCAGCGCTACGCCGATCTGCTGGGCCGGATCATGGGCGCGGATATGGCGGCGATCCCGGCCGAATACGACCGCGCCTGTCAGCTTGAACATCCGGGCGGGATCACCGGCCACGGCCCGGACGCCGCCGATCAGTTCTGGATGGGGCTACGCGCAGCTTTTCCCGACGCCAATTTCACCATTCACCACCGCATCGGACAGGATGATCCGCTGATGCCGCCGCGCGCCGCGCTGCGCTGGAGCTTGCACGGCACCCATTCCGGTTGGGGCGCATTCGGCCGACCGACCGGCGCCGAGGTCTATCTGCTGGGCCTCTCCCACGCGGAATTCGGGCCATGGGGTCTGCGCCGCGAATGGGTTTTGTTCGACGAAACCGCAATCTGGAAACAGATCCTTCTGCACACGGGGGACCTGTGA